The following are encoded together in the Glycine max cultivar Williams 82 chromosome 8, Glycine_max_v4.0, whole genome shotgun sequence genome:
- the LOC100784292 gene encoding peptide deformylase 1A, chloroplastic has protein sequence MEALHLHRVLLMPVSQKTSIFLRASGTPLSTLARPPLRWSSQTCSARAGWFLGLGADSKKTNLPDTVKAGDPVLHEPAQDVDPNEIKSERVQKIIDDMIQVMRKAPGVGLAAPQIGIPLRIIVLEDTKEYISYVSKEEAKTQDRRPFDLLVILNPKLEKKGKRTALFFEGCLSVDGFRAVVERHLDVEVTGLDRYGAPIKIIASGWQARILQHECDHLDGTLYVDKMLPRTFRTVDNMDLPLAQGCPKLGPR, from the exons ATGGAGGCCCTGCACTTGCACCGCGTGCTTCTCATGCCTGTTTCCCAAAAAACCTCAATCTTTTTGCGCGCCAGTGGCACCCCATTATCCACACTTGCAAGGCCACCATTGCGTTGGAGCTCTCAAACTTGCAGTGCCAGAGCAGGGTGGTTTTTGGGTCTTGGAGCAGACAGCAAGAAGACCAATTTACCTGATACCGTCAAAGCCGGTGACCCCGTTCTGCACGAGCCAGCCCAGGATGTTGATCCTAACGAAATAAAGTCGGAGAGAGTGCAGAAGATTATTGATGACATGATCCAGGTCATGAGAAAGGCTCCTGGTGTTGGTCTTGCTGCTCCCCAGATTGGAATTCCTTTGAGG ATAATTGTTTTGGAAGATACAAAAGAGTACATTAGTTATGTCTCAAAGGAAGAGGCTAAAACTCAAGATAGAAGACCTTTTGATCTTTTG GTGATCCTGAATCCCAAGCTAGAGAAGAAGGGCAAGAGGACTGCTCTGTTTTTTGAAGGGTGCTTGAG TGTTGATGGGTTCAGAGCAGTGGTGGAGCGACACCTTGACGTTGAAGTTACAGGTTTGGATCGTTATGGTGCACCAATCAAAATAATCGCTTCTGGCTGGCAGGCTCGGATTTTACAACACGAGTGTGATCACTTGGATGGAACTCTGTATGTTGATAAGATGCTACCTAGAACTTTCAGAACTGTGGACAACATGGACCTGCCTCTTGCCCAGGGGTGCCCCAAACTTGGTCCTCGCTAA